The Parambassis ranga chromosome 14, fParRan2.1, whole genome shotgun sequence genome includes a window with the following:
- the pou4f3 gene encoding POU domain, class 4, transcription factor 3, with translation MMMTMNGKQHFSMHPALHEPKYPGLHSGSEGMRRVCLSAPQLQGNIFGGFDESLLARAEALAAADSIVSHGKSHPFKPDVTYHTMSSVPCTSASSSSSTTVPISHVPSTIASHHHHHHLGQTLEAGDLLDHLSTSLAVTGMGAPEPPGMTTPAHHHQHPHHHLQTMGQLHQAMATMAHPHSLSVHGGMACVNDVESDPRELEAFAERFKQRRIKLGVTQADVGAALANLKIPGVGSLSQSTICRFESLTLSHNNMIALKPVLQAWLEEAEAAYREKSSKPDLFNGNERKRKRTSIAAPEKRSLEAYFAIQPRPSSEKIAAIAEKLDLKKNVVRVWFCNQRQKQKRMKYSAVH, from the exons atgatgatgaccaTGAACGGCAAGCAGCATTTCTCCATGCACCCGGCCCTGCACGAGCCCAAGTATCCCGGCCTGCACTCAGGCTCGGAGGGCATGCGCAGAGTCTGTCTGTCCGCCCCGCAG CTGCAGGGCAATATATTCGGAGGCTTTGATGAGAGCCTGCTGGCACGGGCAGAGGCTCTGGCGGCTGCTGACAGCATTGTCTCTCACGGCAAGAGTCACCCGTTCAAACCAGACGTGACTTACCATACCATGAGCAGTGTCCCCTGCACttcagcctcctcttcttcctccaccaccgtgcccATCTCCCACGTTCCTTCCACCATCGcctctcaccaccaccaccaccacctcggACAGACCCTGGAGGCCGGGGACCTCCTGGACCACCTCTCCACCAGCCTGGCCGTCACCGGGATGGGTGCTCCAGAGCCTCCAGGGATGACCACGCCGGcgcaccaccaccagcacccaCACCATCACCTGCAGACCATGGGACAGCTGCACCAGGCGATGGCCACCATGGCCCATCCTCACTCTCTGTCCGTGCACGGTGGCATGGCGTGCGTCAACGACGTGGAGTCGGATCCCAGGGAGCTGGAAGCCTTTGCCGAGCGCTTCAAACAGAGAAGGATCAAACTCGGTGTGACCCAGGCGGACGTCGGGGCAGCGCTGGCCAACCTCAAGATCCCCGGAGTGGGGTCTTTGAGCCAGAGCACGATCTGCAGGTTCGAGTCCCTCACCCTGTCCCACAACAACATGATAGCGCTCAAGCCGGTTCTCCAGGCCTGGCTGGAGGAAGCTGAGGCTGCGTACCGAGAGAAAAGCAGCAAGCCGGACCTTTTCAACGGGAACGAGAGGAAAAGAAAGCGCACGTCTATCGCCGCACCGGAGAAGCGCTCGTTGGAGGCGTACTTTGCCATCCAGCCTCGGCCCTCCTCGGAAAAAATTGCGGCCATCGCTGAAAAACTGGACCTGAAAAAGAATGTGGTTCGAGTGTGGTTTTGCAACCAGCGGCAAAAACAGAAACGAATGAAATACTCTGCGGTGCACTGA